A window of the Procambarus clarkii isolate CNS0578487 chromosome 19, FALCON_Pclarkii_2.0, whole genome shotgun sequence genome harbors these coding sequences:
- the LOC138366186 gene encoding uncharacterized protein, producing MITPASASSGLPSQARGVGDQAPESVRIGRPGSVASAALGPDLAPPLASLTPSPGSPPSSVVGSSPKPPVVTTSSPGAAPLVVTTAPFNPSLSGGSHRRSRHGRPRSIPSSSATYQALFGPASWAKYFDLLPLDSAPPDDFSLHRHLIDSVDASITFNPTRLGTRVVAAPSQDAASRLAALSCLGETPVRVSKNVQLNASVGTILLPPHVATGVRDLRDCHDDIRHILAAQGHSILQVDTFTRPPRGSRRQPLRVVKITFDGRTLPPSVILAGARCSVQEYIPSPRLCNKCWRFGHGALRCSGTVSLCPLCGGEGHSKSECASPQARCLNCGEAHPTFSRACVHYKLEAAVLNLKHRERLSFPEARRQVRRLPPYANISYARVLRSSSPRPSRLPQTHNRFQALDPDAPTAPSSVPLGSLPKDPPPGPLSGVPLPSTRSVVSSVSPSSSPSDPPSHPLPPSIGSPRRLSVRADVHRSPNGRRVCSRSASPVETLESVARYVVAGTPVSLSQKRKPGSSPSSSPAGKKASLSSSAPPSGSVAPSTPVSVLAPPVPAMEVSLAPASLSVAALAGVLSSLSTPPLPAAVLDCSSPLSPPPPPPPPDPARPPLICSPVSFPPSLLSLPMPPNPDFADPDPDPDIL from the coding sequence atgattacccctgcttcggcttcttctggtttaccttctcaggctcgtggggtgggcgaccaagcccccgagtcggtccgtattggaagaccgggctctgtagcctccgctgcattgggccccgaccttgctcctcctttggcctctctgactccttcccctggctcccctccctcctctgtggttgggtcgagccccaagcccccagtggtgactacctcgtcccctggcgcggctcctctcgttgttactactgcgccttttaacccctctctctctgggggttctcaccgccgttctcgtcacggccgccctcgctcgattccttccagttctgctacctatcaagccttgtttggtcccgcttcgtgggccaaatattttgatctcctccctcttgattctgcgcctcctgacgatttctcccttcatcgacatctcattgattccgtggatgcctccattacttttaaccccactcgtctcggtacgcgtgtcgttgctgctccttctcaggatgctgcttcccgcttggctgccttatcctgccttggcgagacccccgttcgggtctcgaagaacgtccagttgaatgccagtgttggcactattttgctcccgccccatgttgcgaccggtgttcgggacctacgcgactgccacgacgatattcgacatatcctcgctgcccagggccattctattctccaggtggacacgtttactcgtccccctcgtggtagtcgccgtcaacccctccgggttgtgaagattacctttgatggtaggacccttccaccctctgtcattcttgctggtgccaggtgctctgtccaggagtacattccttctcctcggctctgcaacaagtgctggaggtttgggcatggtgccctccgctgctccgggactgtctctctctgtcctttgtgtggtggcgaaggtcactctaagtcggagtgcgcttctccccaggctcgttgcctcaactgcggtgaggcccatcctaccttctcccgtgcgtgtgtccattacaagcttgaggcagccgtcctcaacttgaagcaccgggagcgtttatcttttcctgaggcgaggcgccaggttcgccggctcccgccttatgctaatatctcttatgctcgtgtgttgcgctcttcctctcctcgtccttcccgccttcctcagactcacaaccgtttccaggccttggaccctgatgcgcccactgccccctcctctgtccctttgggttctctcccgaaggatcctcctcctggtcctctgtctggggttccccttccttctacccggtctgtcgtgtcttctgtgtctccttcctcgtccccctccgatcctccttcccatcctcttcctccatctatcggctctccccgccgcctgtcggtgcgggcggatgtccatcgctctcctaacggccgtcgtgtgtgctctcgttcggcttctcctgttgagacactggaatccgttgcccggtacgtagttgctgggacaccggtctctttaagtcagaagcgtaagcctggctcctctccttcctcttccccggcgggtaagaaggcttcgctttcttcctcagctcctccttctggctctgttgctccttccactcccgtttcagtgcttgcgccccctgttcctgctatggaggtttctttggcccctgcttccctttcggttgctgctcttgctggggtgctctcctctctttctactccccctcttcctgctgctgtccttgactgctcctctccgttgtctcctcctcctcctcctcctcctccggaccctgcccgcccacctctgatctgttctcccgtttccttccctccgtctttgctcagtttacccatgccccctaaccctgactttgctgaccctgatcccgaccctgatattctttaa
- the LOC123751520 gene encoding uncharacterized protein: MHNKTCSGSLAGAEALLTNMKGYEVARLWLAKHQNNSLDLVKHFLVRNPKFDVICHGDCWVNNVQFRYSEGKPVDVMLLELQLNRLASPATDLNYLLYTSLHGKDRKANWRDFLSYYYDSFRSVMEAGARGMPFTLKELHQEYRNKMEYGMLYGSITVSLVMRESSSTLDEKKKNPQFLSRFLALYGELIEQERSRL; the protein is encoded by the exons ATGCATAACAAGACATGCTCGGGAAGTTTAGCGGGTGCCGAGGCCTTGTTGACCAACATGAAGGGCTACGAGGTGGCGAGGCTGTGGTTGGCCAAGCATCAGAACAATTCTCTTGATCTTGTCAAACACTTTCTGGTCAGAAATCCCAAGTTTGATGTGATTTGTCATGGCGACTGCTGGGTGAACAACGTACAATTCAG GTACAGTGAAGGTAAACCGGTTGATGTAATGCTCCTTGAACTCCAGCTGAACCGTCTGGCTTCCCCGGCCACAGACTTAAACTACCTTCTCTACACCAGCCTCCACGGCAAAGACAGGAAGGCGAACTGGCGGGACTTCCTCTCCTACTACTATGACTCCTTTAGAAGTGTGATGGAGGCTGGGGCTAGGGGGATGCCCTTCACCCTAAAGGAGCTCCATCAGGAGTACAGAAACAAGATGGAGTACGGTATGTTGTATGGGTCAATAACGGTGTCGTTGGTGATGAGGGAGAGCTCCAGTACCCTGGACGAGAAGAAGAAAAATCCACAATTTCTATCTCGGTTCCTCGCCTTGTATGGTGAACTGATTGAGCAAGAGCGATCACGTCTTTAA